The nucleotide window CGTGCCTGCGAGTGTGCAGTCGATGCGGACGCCGACTTCGTGAAGACCGCGACCGGGTTCGAGGGTGGTGCGACGGTCGCGGACGTCGAACTGATGAGCGGGTTCCTGCCGGTGAAGGCGAGCGGCGGCATCGGCAGCTACGAGAAAGCGAAGGAGATGTTGTCGGCGGGGGCCGAGCGCATCGGCGCGTCGAGCGGCGTCGCGCTCGTCGACGGGTTCGGGACTGGCGAGTGAGTCTACTGAGCGCGCTCCAGCAGGCGGACGACGCCGGTGACGACGACCCACGGCGCGGCCACGAGCGCACCGAAGCCAACGGCCGACGCGGCGAACAGCCACGCCAGCGCCGGCAGCGAAACCGCGAACCAGAGGGCCGCAAAGCCGAACGTCAGGACCGCGAGCACCGCTATCGCGAGCCCCGTGGTCCGCTCGGCCGTTCGTGGCCGTCGTGCGCGCGCACCGGCGCGTCCATGTCTGTGCAGTACCCCTCGTCCAGTGTCGCCAGCGCCGTCGTAACTCATTCTCGTTCGTCCGTAGACGACCCGTCACGATAAGTGTTGGCTGAAAAACATTTCTGTAACGTCGGCAACTGAACTGCGCTTCGGTAGTCGATCGGGAAAGTGCGAGCCGTTCACTCGCGCGTCGTGTCGAGAACGTTCGCCTCGCCGTCGATCGTGAGCGTGAGCGCGGCGTCGTCGACCGGGATTCGAAGTGTGACCCGCCAGGGATCGGTTTTCTCGACGGTCAGGAACTCGTCGCTCCAGAGGAAGGGGAGCTCCCACGAGGGGGTTTCCGAGACGTCGATCCCGTGATCGTAGAGAAAGGCGATCACGGCGGGGTGATTCTGGAAGGTCTCGCCGACCGTGGTCGTCATGTCGGCGCTACAGCGCTCACAGGTGTGGACGATCTCGACTTCGGGGTCCGACGGCGTCTCGCCCGCGCGGAGCTCGGCGTGTCGACGGCCGAAACACCACATGCAGAGCCCGTCGACGGCGAGGGCGGTCTGCGAGCGCATCCAGCCGTCGTAGATCGAGAGCAGCTCCTCGCGATCCCGGCCGGCGAGCGTGCCCGGCGGGAACGGGAAGTCGTGAAACGAGATCCCGCAGTTCGGACAGCGGATGACGACGTATTCGTGATCGTACTCGGCGACGAGGGTCGCCCCGCAGTTGTAGCAGTCGCTGTCGAGTGAGAACGGGGCGACACTCCGCTGGTCGGCGTCGAGCGCCGCGAGCATCGACCGACAGACCGCCATCCCGCTGAACAGCAGGCCGTACCCCTCCTCGTCCCGGTAGATGAACGTCCCGGTGAGCTGTTTTAGGTGGTAGTTGAACTGGCCGCTGTCCGAGAGCCCGACGTGCTCGTTGAGCGTCGAGAACGGGACCAGTCGGTCGGATGCCTCGTAGAGCGCGAACAAAATCTTGACGCGCGTCTCGTTGGCCAGCAGGCTGAACGCCTCCTCCAAGCGGCTCTCGGTCGTCCAGTCGGCCGCCGGCTCATCCCGTTTCATCGTCCCTCCGGCGGTCGGTGCGGGTCATGGCGGGCCAATGGGATGGTTCGTGATAAATACAGGGCTCGGACAAGCGGTGTCGAGCCGTCGCGTTTTTGGCCGCGCGCGCCGGACCAACGGTAAGCGGATGGCCAGCTATCACATCGAGACCTACGGCTGCACCGCGAACCGTGGCGAGAGCCGCACCATCGAGCGGCGGCTCCGCGACGGCGGCCATCACCCCGTCGACGGTCCTGCGAACGCCGACGTGGCCATCCTGAACACGTGCACCGTGGTCGAAAAAACCGAGACGAACATGCGCCGCCGGGCCGAGGAACTCGACGAGGCAACCGCCGACGTCGTCGTCACCGGCTGCATGGCGCTCGCGCAGGGCGAACAGTTCGCCGACCTCGACGCGACGGTCTGTGGCTGGGACGAGGTCCCCGAGGTCGTCCGCAACGGCGAGTGCCCACGGCCGACGCCCGACGCCGAGCCGATCCTCGACGGCGTCGTGGGAATCCTCCCCATCGCGCGCGGCTGCATGAGCAACTGCTCGTACTGCATCACCAAGCACGCCACCGGAAAAATCGACTCGCCGCCGATCGAGGAGAACGTCCGGAAGGCCCGCGCGCTCGTCCACGCCGGCGCGAAGGAGATCCGCGTCACGGGCCAGGATACGGGCGTGTATGGCTGGGACACCGGCGAGCGCAAACTCCACGAGCTGCTCGAACGCATCTGCGCCATCGACGGCGACTTCCGGGTGCGCGTGGGCATGGCCAACCCGAAGGGCGTCCACGGCATCCGCGAGGAGCTCGCCGACGTCTTCGCCCGGGAAGAGAAGCTCTACAACTTCCTCCACGCACCCGTCCAGTCGGGCAGCAACGACGTGCTGGGTGACATGCGCCGCCAGCACCAGGTGAGCGAGTTCCGCGACGTCGTCGAAACCTTCGACGACCGGCTCGATCACTGGACGCTCGCCACGGACTTCATCGTCGGCTTTCCCTCGGAAACCGACGCCGACCACGAACAGTCGATGGCCCTGCTCCGCGAGACGACCCCCGAGCGGATCAACGTCACCCGCTTCTCGAAGCGGCCCGGCACCGACGCCGCCGAGATGAAAGGGCTGGGCGGGACGAAGAAGAAAGAGCGCTCGAAGGCGATGAGCGACCTGAAGATGGACGTCGTGGGCGATGCCTACGAATCGATGGTCGGCGAACGCCACGAGGTAATGGTCGTCGAACACGGCACCGGAGACTCGGTGAAATGCTACGACGAGGCTTATCGACAGGTCATCATCCAGGACGCGCCCGGCTACGGCGTCGAACCCGGCGATCTCGTCGACGTCGATATCACGGGCCAGAACACCGTGTACGCCTTCGGAAAGCCTGCTTAGGGCGGTTTTGGAGGTGAAACGTTTCGCTGATCACGGGAAGCGCCGATTCTCGTGAGTTTGATTCAGTAGCAATCAGTTCGACGGCAGTAGTCGATCTGGCAGCAATCGGTTCGACGACGATTCCTGACGACAGTGAGAGACCGCTACCGCCCCGCACCGCCCACATACCTCCCCAACCGACTGCGCTCCTCGCTCGCTTCGCTCGTTGCGGTGCTCATCCCTCGCGCAGTATTCGCGCTCGGTGCTCGCTTGGCTCGCACACGAGCGCGGGTGCGCGCCGACCGCAGCATGTGGATCAGGTTCGGAAAAGCGATCAACCAGGACCGCGATCGACGGTCGATTCGTCGTCTGGCTGTTCGTCGGTCCCACGAACCAGTCTATCGGCATCCGGATCCCGTTTCCACTCGCCGAGTTCCTTCGGGTCGATGTGGACGAACACGTCGTCGATGGGGTCGAGCGCCTGGATCGACGCGACGATCGCGCTCTCGATGTCGTGGGCTTCCCTGAGTGTGCGATTCCCCTCGACCTCGATGTGGATGCTCACGTCGATCTCCGGGCCGACGTAGTGGGCGATGACGTCGTGGGCCCCCTCGACGTCGGGGTGGGCGAGCGCGCGCCGGAGGATGCGCCGCTGGAGGGCCTCAGAGGGTGCGCCACCGACGAGATAGGGCACGTTGTCGCGGACGACCTCGATCCCGGTGTAGAGGATGCCGAGTGAGACGAGCGCGGCCGCGAGTGGGTCGAGCAGCGGAACACCGAAGCGTGCGCCGAGCACGCCGACGAGCGCTGCGCCCGCCGTGAGCACGTCATTGCGGTTGTCGAGCGCGGTCGCCGCGAGTGCCGGCGAGTCGTGGGTGCGACTGGCCGACAGGGAGTACCGATAGAGACCGGCCTTCGCGAGTGCCGCGCCGGCGAGCACTGCGATGGCGATCGGACTCTCGGTGGCGGTCACGGTATCGGAGAAGATCGCCGTCACCGACTGCCAGAGCACCGTGCCACCAGTTAGAAAGATCCCAAGCGCGATGGCGAGCGCGACGAACGGCTCGATACGTTCGTGACCGTGGGGGTGCTCGCTGTCGGGCGGCTGGGTCGTGAGATATAATCCTCCAAGAACGACGGTGGCGTAGACGGCGTCGACGAGGCTGTTTGCGGCCTCCGAACCGACCGCGAGGCTTCCCGTTTCGAGCCAGACCCAACCCTTCGCGGCGGCGAGGACGACGTTCGCCACGAGAACGACGAGGCCGATCCGCCGAACCGCGCCCGCACGACTCATCACTGGACGATTGACGAGCGCGCGCAAAGACGCTTCGGGCTACACGATGCGGACCGCATCGTCGGGGTCATCGATACGGGTGCCCTCCTGATCGGCGAAGGCCGCGTGGAGATGGTCGTAGGTGTCCTCGATGGCCTCGACGATGACCTGCGTCTCGTCGATGACCGGCATGAAGTTGGTGTCGCCGTTCCAGCGCGGCACCACGTGTCGGTGCAGGTGGTCGTCGATCGAGCCGCCGGCCGAATCGCCGAGGTTCATGCCGGTGTTCGCGCCGTCGGGACCGAGCCCCGTCTCGATCGCCCGCAGCGTCCGCTGGGTGAGCCGCGACAGATCGAGCAGTTCCGCCTCCGTGAGCTCGCCGTAGACGCCGGTGTGGCGGTAGGGGATCACCATCGCGTGGCCCGGGTTGTAGGGAGCGTTGTTCAGCAGGCAGAAGGCGTGCTCGCTCCGGGCGACGATCCGTGAATCACGGTCGGCGTCGCGATCGGGAAGCACGCAGAACGGACACCCGTCGGCATCGTCGTCGCGCTCGACCCAGTCGATGCGCCACGGTGCGAACAGCTCGTCCATGGACGCCGTATTCGAGGCATCGGTTTAACCGCTCGTATCGCGGCCGAAACTCAGCTGTAATAAGTTTTTTGGCCGTTTTCGACTGTTTCACCGTTCACACCGCGAAAACGGTTCGTCGAAATCGGCCCGGAGCGTGTTTCTTTCTCGTGTCCACCCCGAAAAACGTTGAAACTCGGAGGAATCGAAACGAACGGAATTCGGTGTTTATGGAGGTCTCGCCCGGAGAAACGGGTGATGTCAACAACAAGCCGATCTGCAAGCGACCTCACTGAAGCCTGCGAGGACTGCGGCCGCGACACACCCCATAGTGTCTCGATCGAGCTGCGCACCGAGAGCGACAAACGAGAGAACCAGGAGTTCTCCCGCGAACCCTATCGCATCACCGAATGTGTCGCCTGTGGCAACGAGACGGTACTGCGGATGAACAACGCATAACGTTTCTCCCGCCGATGACGGCGACGGACTTTTGCCTACCGACGGACAGGCACGGCCATGCAGGCAGTCACGCTCGGGCCGGCCGGCACGTACTCCCACCGCGCAGCGCAGGCCGTCGGCGACGAGATCGCCTTCCGCGAGTCGGTGACGGGGATCGTCGAGGCGGTCGCGACCGGCGCGGCCGATCGCGGCGTCGTCCCGATCGAGAACAGCATCGAGGGCTCCGTCACCGAAAGCCTCGACGCGCTCGCCGGCTTCGAGGTGGCTGTCGTCCGCGAGCTCATCACGCCGATCCGTCACGCACTGCTCGCCCAGCACGACGAGTTCGACGTCGTAGCGAGCCACTCGCAGGCGCTCGCGCAGTGTCGGAGCTATCTCGATACGGAACACCCCGACGTGGCGCTCGAATCGGTCACGAGCACCGCCCGCGGCGTCGAACGCGCCCGCGAGGAGTCGACGGTGGCAGCGATCGGCCGCCCGGACACGGCCGACGGCGAACTCCAAGTGCTCGCCGAGAACATCCAGGACCGCACCTCGAACGCCACCCGGTTCGTCGTCGTCGCACCGATCGAGGAGCGCTCGACCGGGGGCGGCAAGAGTTCGCTCATCGTCTATCCGAACGACGACTACCCCGGCCTGCTGCTTGACCTGCTCGAGCCGTTCGCCGATCGGCGCATCAATCTCACGCGGATCGAATCGCGCCCGAGCGGCGAGCGCCTCGGCGATTACGTCTTCCATCTCGACGCCGAGGCGGGGCTCTACGAGGAGCGCACCCAGGAGGCCATCGCGGTCATCGAGGAGATAGCGGCGAAGGGCTGGGTGCGCCGGCTCGGCTCCTACGACGTCGAACACGTGGTTGGGTGAGGTGTGATTTAAGGCGCTCGCGGCCGTAGCCTGTGGCGAATGTCACGACGCAACCCCTTCGAGGAGATCGAACAGATGTTCGAACAGATGAGCGACCAGTTCGGCCAGTTCGACGACATGAACGTCCCGGCGACCCAGTCGCTCTCGGTCGATCTCGCCGATCACGAGGACAGTTTCGAGGTCACGGCCGATCTCCCGGGCTACGAGCGCGAGGACATCGATCTCTCGGTGGCCGACCGCACCCTCCGGATCAGCGCCGAGCGCGACAAGACGACCGAGGAGGGTGAGGGGAACTACCTCCGCCGTGAGCGCCGTCGCCGGTCGGTCAGCCGCTCGCTCTCGCTTCCCGAGGAAGTCGCGGAGGAAGAGGCCAGCGCCACCTACACGAACGGCGTGCTCACGGTCACGCTGCCGAAGGCTGCGACCGACGAGGATTCGCGCAGTATCGACATCGAATAAGCTCCCCCACCCTTCCCTCCCTCGCCACCCCATCCACCACACCGACGGCGACCGATTCAAAGCTGCTCGGCGATCTCCCGAGCGGTCGCATCGGTCACGGCCTCCCAGTCGGCGGGGCGATCGCCGCCGCGTTTCGGCGGATCGAGGGCGAAATCGACGGCGCGATAGCGAAACGAATCGAGCGCCCGCGTGCCGACCCGCCCGACGAACTCGGCGTTCAGTCGCTTCGAGGAGACGCCACCGCTCACGAGATCGTAGTAGCCCGTGAACAGTTGGAACACGTCGACCACGTCGGCGGCGAGCGCCTCCTCGTCGAGATAACGGAACAGTTTCGCGGTGTTGTTCGCCGGGTCGGCGCGTCGCCACTCCAACTCGACGAGAGCCACGTGACCGTCGGCGCGACCCGCGACATCGACCGGCGTGTCGGCGACGTGGTGTTCGGTCTCCCAGTCGAATCGCGGTCGGAGAGCGGCGAGGCGCTCGCGAAGGCGCGACTGGACGGCGGTGGCGAACGAGCCCATCGGCGGAGTTCCGGCCGAGCAGCTCGTATGGGTTTCGACCCAGGTCAGCCCTCGTGGATCTCGATGGCGGGTCGGCCGGGCGTCGCCGTCCGGGCGACATCGTCCGGTGCGTCGCTCGCGCGTTCGAGGCGGATTGCGGCGTCGAACTCGCGCTCGAATAGCCACGTCGCGCGTTCGAGGGCCGCGAACTCCGCGGCGGGCGCGAGCGCTTCGGTCAGGGATTGATGGCGCTCGGCGAGGTCTTTCGCATAGTCGGCGGCCGCCTCGCCGCGCTCGCGGAGCTCCTCGTCGGCCATCACGCTGCCGACCACGTCCTCGTCGCTCGCGATGGCGACGTCGAGCGCGCGGTGTTTCCACTCGGGTGCGACGACGACCTCGATCGCCGCCGGTTCCTCGATGTTCGCCACGTCGAGGATGTGGCGGACGTCCTCGCGGGTGTTCTCGACGAGCTGGCGCTCGGCCTCGTGGTCGGCGTCGTGTGCCGCCTCGGGCCAGTCGGCCTCGGCGACGAAGCCGTCCTCGCCGAGCGCCGTCCAGCACTCCTCGGTGACGTGGGGCGTGACGGGCGCGAACAGCCGCACCGCGGTGTGCAGACCGCGCTCGAAGGTGTGCTCGTCCGGCGTCGCCTGCTCGCGGTAGCGCCGGAGCAGCGAGACCAGCCCGCGCGCCTCGCGCAGCGCGTCGTTGAACCGGAAGTTCTCGTAGCCGGCGCTCGCCTCGTCGATCGTCGCGTCGATCTCGCGGGCAACGTACTCGTCGATCGGGCGCTCGCCGGCGTCGGCGATCGCGGTCTCGCCGGCGGCGAACGCCTCGACCATGCCGAGCAGACGCTCGATGAACTCGTTGCTCGACCGGACGCCGCGCTCGGTCCAGTCGAAGTCCTTGCTCGGCCGGGCAGCGCTCATCATGAACAGCCGGGCCGTGTCCGCGCCGTACTCGTCCATGATTTCGATAGGCGAGACGACGTTGCCCTTGCTCGACGACATCGCCGTCCCGTCGAGCTGGACCATCCCCTGCGGGAGGTAGTGCTCGAACGGTTCGCGGACGTCGAGCAGGTCCATGTCGCCGATAGCCCGAGTCACAAAGCGCGAGTAGAGCAGATGCATGATCGCGTGCTCGATGCCGCCGACGTACTCGTCGACGGGCATCCAGTCGTTCGCGCGCTCGGTGTCGAAGGGGACGGCCGCGCTGTCGGGCGACGTGAACCTGAGGAAATACCACGACGAGTCCATGAACGTGTCCATCGTGTCGGTCTCGCGCTCGGCGGGGCCGCCGCAGTCGGGACACTCGGTCTCGACGAACGAGTCGACCTCTTCGAGGGGGTTGCCCGTCGGCGTCGGGACGAACTCCGGGAGCTCCACCGGGAGCTCTTCGTCGGGAACCATCACGGGACCACACTCCTCGCAGTGGACGACGGGAATCGGCGTGCCCCAGTAGCGCTGGCGGGAGATGAGCCAATCGCGCAGGCGGTACTGGGTGTGGTTGGCCGCCGTGTCGAGGTCTTCGACCAACTGGTCGCGGGCCGCTGCACTCTCCATGCCGTCGTACTCGCCGCTGTCGACGAGCACGCCGTCGCCGGTGTAGGCCGCCTCGTCGATGTCGATCTCGCCGTCTGCGGGCGCGACGACCTGCTCGATGTCGATGTCGTACTCGGTGGCGAACTCGTGGTCACGCTCGTCGTGGCCCGGTACGCCCATCAGCGCGCCCGTGCCGACGTCCGAGAGGACGAAATCCGCGACGTAGACAGGAATCTCCTCGCCGGTCGCGGGATTGATCGCGTGCTCACTGGTGAACACGCCGCGTTTCTCGTCGCCGTCGGCGTCGGGATCGAGCGTCTCGACCTGCGTCGCGAGTTCGGGATCGTCGGCGACGAGCTCTTGGGTGAGTTCGTGACCCGGCGCGAGCGCGAAGAAGGTCGCGCCGTAGATCGTGTCGAGACGTGTCGTGAACACCTCGATGCCGCCGAACTCGGGCACCTCGAACTCCACCGTGGCCCCCTCCTGGCGGCCGATCCAGTTGCGCTGCATCCCGCGCACGCTGTCGGGCCACTCGTCCAGTTCGTCGATGCCGTCGAGCAGTTCGTCGGCATAGTCGGTGATCGTCAGGAACCACTGATCGAGCGTGCGCGATTCGACCGGTGTCCCACAGCGCCAGCAGAGTTCGGCCTCGCCCTCGACCTGTTCGTCGGCTAATACTGTTTCACAGGACGGACACCAGTTGACCTCGCCGCCCTTTCGCTCGGCGAGTCCCTCCTCGTAGAACCGTTTGAACAGCCACTGGTTCCAGCGGTAGTAGTCGGGCTCACAGGTCGTGATCTCCCGATTCCAGTCGTAGCCGAACCCCATCGACTTCATCTGGGCTTTCATCGTGTCGATACAGTCCATCGTCCACTCGCGGGGATCGATCTCGCGCTCGATGGCCGCGTTCTCGGCCGGCAGCCCGAACGAATCCCAGCCCATCGGGTGGAGCACGTCCTCGCCCTGCAGTCGCTGGTAGCGGGCGTAGGCGTCGGTGATCGTGTAGTTCCTGACGTGACCCATGTGGAGATCGCCGGAGGGATAGGGGAACATCGCGAGCACGTAGCTCGGATCGGTGGCGTCGTCGGACGTCCGATAGACGTCGGCGTCGGCCCACCGCTCCTGCCACTTCGGCTCGATGGCGGCGTGATCGTAGGTGTCCTGTCGTTGCATTTACCGTCGATTGATCCCGGCCGGTTTTTTATGTTATCATTGGTGGGGGTGGCCACCACGGTCGTTTCGGGCGGCCGCACACCGCCGGAATAGGCAATCGGCTGGGCGATCGTCAGCGGACTGCTCGCCATCACACCGCTGTTACCTGTTCTCGTGGTCGTCTGGGCACTAACGAAACTGTTCGACCGCGCTGTTGACCGCGCCGCGACTGGGTAATCGAACCTGCTTCTCAGCGACCGACGAGCGAGAAGGAGTCGACGTCGTCGGCTTCGCTCGCGTGCTCGTAGATGACGTGAGCGGTCGCGACGTCCTGGATCGCCAGTCCGGTGCTGTCGAAGACCGTGATCTCGTCCGACTCGGTGCGGCCCGATCGATCGCCGACGACGATCTCGCCGACCGCGCCGTGGATGTCGGAATCGTCGATGCGTCCCTCCTCGTAGGAACGGCTGATCTCGCCGGAGTGGGTCGTCTGGGCGTGATCGTCGATGACGAGCTTCGCGTCGGCGAGGATCGCCGGGTCGAGCTCCTGTTTGGCGGCCGCGTCGGCTCCCATCGCGTTGATGTGCGTGTGCGCGCCGAGATCGGCCCGCGAGACGATCGGCTCCGTGCTGGGTGTCACCGTCGAGAGGACGTCACACGCGGCGGCCTCGGCGATCGAACCGGCACGGACATCGAAGCGATCGGAGAAGGTATCGACGAACGCGTCGACCGCATCGCTGTCCAGATCGGAGACGACGACCTCCTCGATCGGTCGGATTTCGGCGATCGCCTCCAACTGCGTGTATGACTGGACGCCCGCACCGACCAGCCCCATGCTCCGCGCCTCGGGGATGGCGAGCTGGTCGGTGGCGACGGCAGCCGCGGCACCGGTGCGTTTCATCGTGAGCTCGGTGCCGTCCATGATCGCGAGCGGGACGGCGGTCTCGGGATCGGAATAGATCATCGTCCCGATCACGGTCGGCAGATCGAACTTCTCGGGGTTGTCGGGATGGACGTTGACCCACTTGATGCCGGCAGCGTCCCACTCGCCGGCATCCATGTAGGCCGGCATCGAACGGAAGTCGCCGTTATACTGGTCGAGTTCGATGTAGGACTTCGCCGGCATCAGTGCGTCACCGCGCTCGTAGGCCGCGAACGCATCGCCCACGGCGTCGATGACCTCGCCCATCCGCGCGTTCGCGTCGACCCCCTCGCGATCCAGCAGAAGTGTTTCCATACCGGCGATATCTGCGCCGCCGTCTTAACTCCACCACCTCCGGAACGCGCGTGCAGACGACAAAGTATTTGCCACGATGGCTGTGAACGGAACGCATGCGACGGACGCTCGCGACGGTGTTGCTGTCGGTACTGGTCGTTCTCGCCGGCTGTTCCGGCGTGTTCGGCGGGGGCGACGAATCGGCCGAAACGGTCACGCCGGCCGCGGTGCCGACCGACGAGCCGACGCCCACGCCGATGCCGGAACTGGCCCCGGGCGTCACGAAGCGGGGGATCGAGGACCCGCGTGCGCTCATCGCCGCCCATCGGTCGTTCCTCCAGAACCGGTCGTTCACCCAGCGATCGAACTCCACGGCGCTGGCCGCGAACGGTTCGACGATACTCCGGACGACGGGAACGCTGCGGGTGGGAGCGACGGGAGCGGCTCGCTACGTCTCCAACCGCAGCGGCCCGTATTTCGCCACGGAGCGTGGATCGATCCCGACGCGCGTCGTGGCGTGGTCGAGCGACGGCAACTATTTCGTCCAGCAGACGTTCGCGAACGGGACGACGACCTACAGCCATCCTCCGGGCAGACGGACGGGAATGCAGTTCGCGCTCGGAACGCTCCCGTCGCTTCTCGGCGCTCTCGACGCCGGCAACACGACGATTACCGATCGCCGCAGCGAGAACGGGACGACGCTCTATCGCATCAACGGCACCATCGACACGAGACGGCAGCCCAACACGAGCGTGAGACTGCTCGTCGATTCGCGCGGCGTCGTTCGCGAATATTCGACGGTTCGGCAAGCCCCTGCCAGTTCGGCCGTCACGAAGAGCATCACGGAGAACCGACTCGTCGCCATCAACACGACCGGGACGCCCGAGCGGCCGTCGTGGGTCGAGACGGCGAAAAACCGGACGACCGCAACACGCCGACCTGAAACGGCGAGAAGCGGTGAATGAGACGACGAATTCTGCTCGTCGCCGCACTGGTCGTGCTCGCCGGCTGCAGCGGCGTCTTCGATGAGAGCGGTCAGACGACGGAAACGGTGACACCGGCGGCGGTTCCCACCGACGAACCGACCCCGACGCCGGTACCGCATCTCGCGCCCGGGCTCACGAGGGAGGGAATCGAGAATCCGAGTGTGCTCGTCGGAGCTCACACGTCCATCCTCCGGAACAAGTCGTTCACCGTGCGGTCGAATTCGACGGGCGTGGCACCGAACGGTTCGGTCATCGATCAATCGTCGGGGACGCTCCGCGCAGGACCGCCTGGTGAGGGCGTTCATCTCGTCTCCAAAAGAAACGGAACCTTCACCTATTCGATCTGGTCGAAAGACGGACGAGCGTTCCAGAAGCGAACATTTCCGAACGGAACGACGACATACCGTCGATTCGAAGTGTATTCCGGAGAACGATACGGCGCTAATGGAGGAGGACTACGAAGCTTTCTCGAACCGTTCCTTGTCGCTAACACGTCCGTGACTGAACGGGAGCGCAACGGGACCACGCTGTATCTCGTTCGCGGGAATACACGGATCGATGAGGGATATAGACGGGGAAACATCAGTCTCCGAATGTTCATCGATAGTCGGGGATTCATCCACAGCTATCGAACGGTACGAGAGGCAACGTTCGATGAGGACGTCGCCCGGATCATCAGCGAAAGTCGGTATTCAAAGGTCGGCGCGACCGACGCACCCGAGAGATCGTCGTGGGTCGCAACCGCCAAAAACCGAACCACACCGACGGCGGGCAGTCAGAATCGGACAGTCGAATAAGGATCGGACGACACACCGGATCTGGATTGCCGTAGCTACTGAGATTAAATTAAAAAAAAGCGTTC belongs to Halococcus qingdaonensis and includes:
- the leuS gene encoding leucine--tRNA ligase encodes the protein MQRQDTYDHAAIEPKWQERWADADVYRTSDDATDPSYVLAMFPYPSGDLHMGHVRNYTITDAYARYQRLQGEDVLHPMGWDSFGLPAENAAIEREIDPREWTMDCIDTMKAQMKSMGFGYDWNREITTCEPDYYRWNQWLFKRFYEEGLAERKGGEVNWCPSCETVLADEQVEGEAELCWRCGTPVESRTLDQWFLTITDYADELLDGIDELDEWPDSVRGMQRNWIGRQEGATVEFEVPEFGGIEVFTTRLDTIYGATFFALAPGHELTQELVADDPELATQVETLDPDADGDEKRGVFTSEHAINPATGEEIPVYVADFVLSDVGTGALMGVPGHDERDHEFATEYDIDIEQVVAPADGEIDIDEAAYTGDGVLVDSGEYDGMESAAARDQLVEDLDTAANHTQYRLRDWLISRQRYWGTPIPVVHCEECGPVMVPDEELPVELPEFVPTPTGNPLEEVDSFVETECPDCGGPAERETDTMDTFMDSSWYFLRFTSPDSAAVPFDTERANDWMPVDEYVGGIEHAIMHLLYSRFVTRAIGDMDLLDVREPFEHYLPQGMVQLDGTAMSSSKGNVVSPIEIMDEYGADTARLFMMSAARPSKDFDWTERGVRSSNEFIERLLGMVEAFAAGETAIADAGERPIDEYVAREIDATIDEASAGYENFRFNDALREARGLVSLLRRYREQATPDEHTFERGLHTAVRLFAPVTPHVTEECWTALGEDGFVAEADWPEAAHDADHEAERQLVENTREDVRHILDVANIEEPAAIEVVVAPEWKHRALDVAIASDEDVVGSVMADEELRERGEAAADYAKDLAERHQSLTEALAPAAEFAALERATWLFEREFDAAIRLERASDAPDDVARTATPGRPAIEIHEG
- a CDS encoding Hsp20/alpha crystallin family protein, which encodes MSRRNPFEEIEQMFEQMSDQFGQFDDMNVPATQSLSVDLADHEDSFEVTADLPGYEREDIDLSVADRTLRISAERDKTTEEGEGNYLRRERRRRSVSRSLSLPEEVAEEEASATYTNGVLTVTLPKAATDEDSRSIDIE
- a CDS encoding cation diffusion facilitator family transporter is translated as MSRAGAVRRIGLVVLVANVVLAAAKGWVWLETGSLAVGSEAANSLVDAVYATVVLGGLYLTTQPPDSEHPHGHERIEPFVALAIALGIFLTGGTVLWQSVTAIFSDTVTATESPIAIAVLAGAALAKAGLYRYSLSASRTHDSPALAATALDNRNDVLTAGAALVGVLGARFGVPLLDPLAAALVSLGILYTGIEVVRDNVPYLVGGAPSEALQRRILRRALAHPDVEGAHDVIAHYVGPEIDVSIHIEVEGNRTLREAHDIESAIVASIQALDPIDDVFVHIDPKELGEWKRDPDADRLVRGTDEQPDDESTVDRGPG
- a CDS encoding DUF7835 family putative zinc beta-ribbon protein; amino-acid sequence: MSTTSRSASDLTEACEDCGRDTPHSVSIELRTESDKRENQEFSREPYRITECVACGNETVLRMNNA
- a CDS encoding tRNA (N(6)-L-threonylcarbamoyladenosine(37)-C(2))-methylthiotransferase, whose protein sequence is MASYHIETYGCTANRGESRTIERRLRDGGHHPVDGPANADVAILNTCTVVEKTETNMRRRAEELDEATADVVVTGCMALAQGEQFADLDATVCGWDEVPEVVRNGECPRPTPDAEPILDGVVGILPIARGCMSNCSYCITKHATGKIDSPPIEENVRKARALVHAGAKEIRVTGQDTGVYGWDTGERKLHELLERICAIDGDFRVRVGMANPKGVHGIREELADVFAREEKLYNFLHAPVQSGSNDVLGDMRRQHQVSEFRDVVETFDDRLDHWTLATDFIVGFPSETDADHEQSMALLRETTPERINVTRFSKRPGTDAAEMKGLGGTKKKERSKAMSDLKMDVVGDAYESMVGERHEVMVVEHGTGDSVKCYDEAYRQVIIQDAPGYGVEPGDLVDVDITGQNTVYAFGKPA
- a CDS encoding winged helix-turn-helix domain-containing protein, with product MKRDEPAADWTTESRLEEAFSLLANETRVKILFALYEASDRLVPFSTLNEHVGLSDSGQFNYHLKQLTGTFIYRDEEGYGLLFSGMAVCRSMLAALDADQRSVAPFSLDSDCYNCGATLVAEYDHEYVVIRCPNCGISFHDFPFPPGTLAGRDREELLSIYDGWMRSQTALAVDGLCMWCFGRRHAELRAGETPSDPEVEIVHTCERCSADMTTTVGETFQNHPAVIAFLYDHGIDVSETPSWELPFLWSDEFLTVEKTDPWRVTLRIPVDDAALTLTIDGEANVLDTTRE
- a CDS encoding HIT family protein; translation: MDELFAPWRIDWVERDDDADGCPFCVLPDRDADRDSRIVARSEHAFCLLNNAPYNPGHAMVIPYRHTGVYGELTEAELLDLSRLTQRTLRAIETGLGPDGANTGMNLGDSAGGSIDDHLHRHVVPRWNGDTNFMPVIDETQVIVEAIEDTYDHLHAAFADQEGTRIDDPDDAVRIV
- the pheA gene encoding prephenate dehydratase; translated protein: MQAVTLGPAGTYSHRAAQAVGDEIAFRESVTGIVEAVATGAADRGVVPIENSIEGSVTESLDALAGFEVAVVRELITPIRHALLAQHDEFDVVASHSQALAQCRSYLDTEHPDVALESVTSTARGVERAREESTVAAIGRPDTADGELQVLAENIQDRTSNATRFVVVAPIEERSTGGGKSSLIVYPNDDYPGLLLDLLEPFADRRINLTRIESRPSGERLGDYVFHLDAEAGLYEERTQEAIAVIEEIAAKGWVRRLGSYDVEHVVG